Proteins from one Microtus pennsylvanicus isolate mMicPen1 chromosome 7, mMicPen1.hap1, whole genome shotgun sequence genomic window:
- the LOC142854137 gene encoding H-2 class I histocompatibility antigen, Q10 alpha chain-like isoform X1: MTTGRVSRPLGDAIPENQPVSPRSPVIKSTESAEHRRLPDLRWWQCCSRCSRCWRPPWPRPRPSRPGFGEPRFISVGYVDDTQFVLYDSDAETPRYEPRAPWVEQEGPGYWERNTRNAKNIEQIFRRNLRTALGYYNQSEGGSHTIQMMYGCEVGSDGRFIRGYSQQAYDGCDYLTLNEDLKTWTAADTAAQITRRKWEQAGAAERLKAELEGTCVHSLRRYLENGKDALLRTDPPKAHVTHHPGPKGDVTLRCWALGFYPSFITLTWQREEEEQTQDMELVETRPSGDGTFQKWASLVVPSGEEHKYTCHVYHEGLPEPLTLRWEPPKSKVPIMAVIAGLLLLGAVIIGAVIIGAVVAVVRKRRRNTGSNGGEYALAPA, translated from the exons atgacaactgggcGGGTCTCACGCCCATTGGGTGACGCGATCCCGGAAAACCAACCAGTGTCCCCGCGGTCACCGGTTATAAAGTCCACAGAGTCCGCTGAACACAGACGCCTCCCAGATCTGAGATGGTGGCAATGTTGCTCCCGCTGCTCCCGCTGCTGGCGGCCGCCCTGGCCCCGACCCAGACCCTCGCGG CCCGGCTTCGGGGAGCCCCGGTTCATCTCTGTCGGCTACGTGGACGACACGCAGTTCGTGCTCTACGACAGCGACGCGGAGACTCCGAGATATGAGCCGCGGGCGCCGTGGGTGGAGCAGGAAGGGCCTGGGTATTGGGAGAGGAACACACGGAATGCCAAGAACATTGAGCAGATTTTCCGAAGGAACCTGAGGACCGCGCTCGGCTACTACAACCAGAGCGAGGGCG GCTCTCACACCATCCAGATGATGTATGGCTGTGAGGTGGGGTCGGACGGGCGCTTCATCCGCGGGTACAGTCAGCAAGCCTACGATGGCTGCGATTACCTGACCCTGAACGAGGACCTGAAGACGTGGACAGCGGCGGACACGGCGGCGCAGATCACCCGGCGGAAGTGGGAGCAGGCTGGTGCTGCAGAGAGACTGAAGGCCGAACTGGAGGGCACCTGTGTGCATTCTCTGCGCAGATACCTCGAGAACGGGAAGGACGCACTGCTGCGCACAG ATCCCCCAAAGGCACATGTGACCCATCATCCTGGACCTAAAGGTGATGTCACCCTGAGGTGCTGGGCCCTGGGCTTCTACCCTTCCTTCATCACCCTGAcctggcagagggaggaggaggaacagactcAGGACATGGAGCTGGTGGAGACCAGAccttctggggatggaaccttccagaagtgGGCATCTCTGGTGGTTCCTTCTGGGGAggagcacaaatacacatgccatGTGTACCATGAGGGGCTGCCTGAGCCCCTCACCCTGAGATGGG AGCCTCCTAAGTCCAAGGTCCCCATCATGGCAGTCATTGCTGGTCTGCTTCTCCTTGGAGCTGTGATCATTGGAGCTGTGATCATTGGAGCTGTGGTGGCTGTtgtgaggaaaaggaggagaaacacAG GTAGCAATGGAGGGGAATATGCTCTGGCTCCAG CGTGA
- the LOC142854137 gene encoding H-2 class I histocompatibility antigen, Q10 alpha chain-like isoform X2, which yields MVAMLLPLLPLLAAALAPTQTLAGSHSMRYFYTIVSQPGFGEPRFISVGYVDDTQFVLYDSDAETPRYEPRAPWVEQEGPGYWERNTRNAKNIEQIFRRNLRTALGYYNQSEGGSHTIQMMYGCEVGSDGRFIRGYSQQAYDGCDYLTLNEDLKTWTAADTAAQITRRKWEQAGAAERLKAELEGTCVHSLRRYLENGKDALLRTDPPKAHVTHHPGPKGDVTLRCWALGFYPSFITLTWQREEEEQTQDMELVETRPSGDGTFQKWASLVVPSGEEHKYTCHVYHEGLPEPLTLRWEPPKSKVPIMAVIAGLLLLGAVIIGAVIIGAVVAVVRKRRRNTGSNGGEYALAPA from the exons ATGGTGGCAATGTTGCTCCCGCTGCTCCCGCTGCTGGCGGCCGCCCTGGCCCCGACCCAGACCCTCGCGG GCTCGCACTCCATGCGATATTTCTACACCATCGTGTCCCAGCCCGGCTTCGGGGAGCCCCGGTTCATCTCTGTCGGCTACGTGGACGACACGCAGTTCGTGCTCTACGACAGCGACGCGGAGACTCCGAGATATGAGCCGCGGGCGCCGTGGGTGGAGCAGGAAGGGCCTGGGTATTGGGAGAGGAACACACGGAATGCCAAGAACATTGAGCAGATTTTCCGAAGGAACCTGAGGACCGCGCTCGGCTACTACAACCAGAGCGAGGGCG GCTCTCACACCATCCAGATGATGTATGGCTGTGAGGTGGGGTCGGACGGGCGCTTCATCCGCGGGTACAGTCAGCAAGCCTACGATGGCTGCGATTACCTGACCCTGAACGAGGACCTGAAGACGTGGACAGCGGCGGACACGGCGGCGCAGATCACCCGGCGGAAGTGGGAGCAGGCTGGTGCTGCAGAGAGACTGAAGGCCGAACTGGAGGGCACCTGTGTGCATTCTCTGCGCAGATACCTCGAGAACGGGAAGGACGCACTGCTGCGCACAG ATCCCCCAAAGGCACATGTGACCCATCATCCTGGACCTAAAGGTGATGTCACCCTGAGGTGCTGGGCCCTGGGCTTCTACCCTTCCTTCATCACCCTGAcctggcagagggaggaggaggaacagactcAGGACATGGAGCTGGTGGAGACCAGAccttctggggatggaaccttccagaagtgGGCATCTCTGGTGGTTCCTTCTGGGGAggagcacaaatacacatgccatGTGTACCATGAGGGGCTGCCTGAGCCCCTCACCCTGAGATGGG AGCCTCCTAAGTCCAAGGTCCCCATCATGGCAGTCATTGCTGGTCTGCTTCTCCTTGGAGCTGTGATCATTGGAGCTGTGATCATTGGAGCTGTGGTGGCTGTtgtgaggaaaaggaggagaaacacAG GTAGCAATGGAGGGGAATATGCTCTGGCTCCAG CGTGA
- the LOC142854135 gene encoding H-2 class I histocompatibility antigen, Q10 alpha chain-like isoform X17 gives MGAMAPRTLLLLLAAALAPTQTRAGSHSLLYFSTIVARPGLGEPRFISVGYVDDTQFVRYDSDAETPREEPRAPWVKQEGPEYWERQTQKAKNSEQIYRVSLRILLDYYNQSEGGSHTVQRMYGCEVGSDWRLLRGYHQAAYDGRDYIALNDDLKTWTAADTAAQITQRKWEQAGAAERRKAYLEGLCVKSLQRYLEKGKDALLRTDPPKAHMTHHPGPKGDVTLRCWAMGFYPADITLTWQREEEEQTQDMELVETRPSGDGTFQKWASLMVPSGEEHKYTCHVYHEGLPEPLTLKWEPPQSTVPIMAVIACLVLLGAVIIGAVIIGAVVVVVMKRRRNTGGRRGNYAPAPT, from the exons ATGGGGGCAATGGCACCGCGCacgctgctcctgctgctggcgGCCGCCCTGGCCCCGACCCAGACCCGCGCGG GCTCGCACTCTCTGCTGTATTTCTCCACCATCGTGGCCCGGCCCGGCCTCGGGGAGCCCCGGTTCATCTCTGTCGGCTACGTGGACGACACGCAGTTCGTGCGCTACGACAGCGACGCGGAGACTCCACGAGAGGAGCCACGGGCGCCGTGGGTGAAGCAGGAGGGGCCGGAGTATtgggagaggcagacacagaaggCCAAGAACAGCGAGCAGATTTACCGAGTGAGCCTGAGAATCCTGCTTGACTACTACAACCAGAGCGAGGGCG GCTCTCACACCGTCCAGCGGATGTATGGCTGTGAGGTGGGGTCGGACTGGCGCCTCCTCCGAGGTTATCATCAGGCCGCCTACGATGGCCGCGATTACATCGCCCTGAACGACGATCTTAAAACGTGGACAGCAGCGGACACGGCGGCGCAGATCACCCAGCGCAAGTGGGAGCAGGCTGGTGCTGCAGAGAGACGGAAGGCCTATCTGGAGGGCCTGTGCGTGAAGTCTCTGCAAAGATACCTGGAGAAGGGGAAGGACGCACTGCTGCGCACAG ACCCCCCAAAGGCACACATGACCCATCATCCTGGACCTAAAGGTGATGTCACCCTGAGGTGCTGGGCCATGGGCTTCTACCCTGCTGACATCACCCTGAcctggcagagggaggaggaggaacagactcAGGACATGGAGCTGGTGGAGACCAGACCTTCTGGAgatggaaccttccagaagtgGGCATCTCTCATGGTTCCTTCTGGGGAggagcacaaatacacatgccatGTGTACCATGAGGGGCTGCCTGAACCCCTCACCCTGAAATGGG AGCCTCCTCAGTCTACGGTCCCCATCATGGCAGTCATTGCTTGTCTGGTTCTCCTTGGAGCTGTGATCATTGGAGCTGTGATCATTGGAGCTGTGGTGGTTGTTgtgatgaagaggaggagaaacacaG GTGGAAGAAGAGGGAACTATGCTCCAGCTCCAA
- the LOC142854135 gene encoding H-2 class I histocompatibility antigen, Q10 alpha chain-like isoform X8 yields MGAMAPRTLLLLLAAALAPTQTRAGSHSLLYFSTIVARPGLGEPRFISVGYVDDTQFVRYDSDAETPREEPRAPWVKQEGPEYWERQTQKAKNSEQIYRVSLRILLDYYNQSEGGSHTVQRMYGCEVGSDWRLLRGYHQAAYDGRDYIALNDDLKTWTAADTAAQITQRKWEQAGAAERRKAYLEGLCVKSLQRYLEKGKDALLRTDPPKAHMTHHPGPKGDVTLRCWAMGFYPADITLTWQREEEEQTQDMELVETRPSGDGTFQKWASLMVPSGEEHKYTCHVYHEGLPEPLTLKWEPPQSTVPIMAVIACLVLLGAVIIGAVIIGAVVVVVMKRRRNTGGRRGNYAPAPSRDSSQSSDVSLPDCKA; encoded by the exons ATGGGGGCAATGGCACCGCGCacgctgctcctgctgctggcgGCCGCCCTGGCCCCGACCCAGACCCGCGCGG GCTCGCACTCTCTGCTGTATTTCTCCACCATCGTGGCCCGGCCCGGCCTCGGGGAGCCCCGGTTCATCTCTGTCGGCTACGTGGACGACACGCAGTTCGTGCGCTACGACAGCGACGCGGAGACTCCACGAGAGGAGCCACGGGCGCCGTGGGTGAAGCAGGAGGGGCCGGAGTATtgggagaggcagacacagaaggCCAAGAACAGCGAGCAGATTTACCGAGTGAGCCTGAGAATCCTGCTTGACTACTACAACCAGAGCGAGGGCG GCTCTCACACCGTCCAGCGGATGTATGGCTGTGAGGTGGGGTCGGACTGGCGCCTCCTCCGAGGTTATCATCAGGCCGCCTACGATGGCCGCGATTACATCGCCCTGAACGACGATCTTAAAACGTGGACAGCAGCGGACACGGCGGCGCAGATCACCCAGCGCAAGTGGGAGCAGGCTGGTGCTGCAGAGAGACGGAAGGCCTATCTGGAGGGCCTGTGCGTGAAGTCTCTGCAAAGATACCTGGAGAAGGGGAAGGACGCACTGCTGCGCACAG ACCCCCCAAAGGCACACATGACCCATCATCCTGGACCTAAAGGTGATGTCACCCTGAGGTGCTGGGCCATGGGCTTCTACCCTGCTGACATCACCCTGAcctggcagagggaggaggaggaacagactcAGGACATGGAGCTGGTGGAGACCAGACCTTCTGGAgatggaaccttccagaagtgGGCATCTCTCATGGTTCCTTCTGGGGAggagcacaaatacacatgccatGTGTACCATGAGGGGCTGCCTGAACCCCTCACCCTGAAATGGG AGCCTCCTCAGTCTACGGTCCCCATCATGGCAGTCATTGCTTGTCTGGTTCTCCTTGGAGCTGTGATCATTGGAGCTGTGATCATTGGAGCTGTGGTGGTTGTTgtgatgaagaggaggagaaacacaG GTGGAAGAAGAGGGAACTATGCTCCAGCTCCAA GCAGAGACAGTTCCCAGAGCTCTGATGTGTCTCTCCCAGACTGTAAAG
- the LOC142854135 gene encoding H-2 class I histocompatibility antigen, Q10 alpha chain-like isoform X7, which produces MGAMAPRTLLLLLAAALAPTQTRAGSHSLLYFSTIVARPGLGEPRFISVGYVDDTQFVRYDSDAETPREEPRAPWVKQEGPEYWERQTQKAKNSEQIYRVSLRILLDYYNQSEGGSHTVQRMYGCEVGSDWRLLRGYHQAAYDGRDYIALNDDLKTWTAADTAAQITQRKWEQAGAAERRKAYLEGLCVKSLQRYLEKGKDALLRTDPPKAHMTHHPGPKGDVTLRCWAMGFYPADITLTWQREEEEQTQDMELVETRPSGDGTFQKWASLMVPSGEEHKYTCHVYHEGLPEPLTLKWEPPQSTVPIMAVIACLVLLGAVIIGAVIIGAVVVVVMKRRRNTGGRRGNYAPAPSRDSSQSSDVSLPDCKV; this is translated from the exons ATGGGGGCAATGGCACCGCGCacgctgctcctgctgctggcgGCCGCCCTGGCCCCGACCCAGACCCGCGCGG GCTCGCACTCTCTGCTGTATTTCTCCACCATCGTGGCCCGGCCCGGCCTCGGGGAGCCCCGGTTCATCTCTGTCGGCTACGTGGACGACACGCAGTTCGTGCGCTACGACAGCGACGCGGAGACTCCACGAGAGGAGCCACGGGCGCCGTGGGTGAAGCAGGAGGGGCCGGAGTATtgggagaggcagacacagaaggCCAAGAACAGCGAGCAGATTTACCGAGTGAGCCTGAGAATCCTGCTTGACTACTACAACCAGAGCGAGGGCG GCTCTCACACCGTCCAGCGGATGTATGGCTGTGAGGTGGGGTCGGACTGGCGCCTCCTCCGAGGTTATCATCAGGCCGCCTACGATGGCCGCGATTACATCGCCCTGAACGACGATCTTAAAACGTGGACAGCAGCGGACACGGCGGCGCAGATCACCCAGCGCAAGTGGGAGCAGGCTGGTGCTGCAGAGAGACGGAAGGCCTATCTGGAGGGCCTGTGCGTGAAGTCTCTGCAAAGATACCTGGAGAAGGGGAAGGACGCACTGCTGCGCACAG ACCCCCCAAAGGCACACATGACCCATCATCCTGGACCTAAAGGTGATGTCACCCTGAGGTGCTGGGCCATGGGCTTCTACCCTGCTGACATCACCCTGAcctggcagagggaggaggaggaacagactcAGGACATGGAGCTGGTGGAGACCAGACCTTCTGGAgatggaaccttccagaagtgGGCATCTCTCATGGTTCCTTCTGGGGAggagcacaaatacacatgccatGTGTACCATGAGGGGCTGCCTGAACCCCTCACCCTGAAATGGG AGCCTCCTCAGTCTACGGTCCCCATCATGGCAGTCATTGCTTGTCTGGTTCTCCTTGGAGCTGTGATCATTGGAGCTGTGATCATTGGAGCTGTGGTGGTTGTTgtgatgaagaggaggagaaacacaG GTGGAAGAAGAGGGAACTATGCTCCAGCTCCAA GCAGAGACAGTTCCCAGAGCTCTGATGTGTCTCTCCCAGACTGTAAAG TGTGA
- the LOC142854135 gene encoding H-2 class I histocompatibility antigen, Q10 alpha chain-like isoform X16 codes for MGAMAPRTLLLLLAAALAPTQTRAGSHSLLYFSTIVARPGLGEPRFISVGYVDDTQFVRYDSDAETPREEPRAPWVKQEGPEYWERQTQKAKNSEQIYRVSLRILLDYYNQSEGGSHTVQRMYGCEVGSDWRLLRGYHQAAYDGRDYIALNDDLKTWTAADTAAQITQRKWEQAGAAERRKAYLEGLCVKSLQRYLEKGKDALLRTDPPKAHMTHHPGPKGDVTLRCWAMGFYPADITLTWQREEEEQTQDMELVETRPSGDGTFQKWASLMVPSGEEHKYTCHVYHEGLPEPLTLKWEPPQSTVPIMAVIACLVLLGAVIIGAVIIGAVVVVVMKRRRNTGGRRGNYAPAPM; via the exons ATGGGGGCAATGGCACCGCGCacgctgctcctgctgctggcgGCCGCCCTGGCCCCGACCCAGACCCGCGCGG GCTCGCACTCTCTGCTGTATTTCTCCACCATCGTGGCCCGGCCCGGCCTCGGGGAGCCCCGGTTCATCTCTGTCGGCTACGTGGACGACACGCAGTTCGTGCGCTACGACAGCGACGCGGAGACTCCACGAGAGGAGCCACGGGCGCCGTGGGTGAAGCAGGAGGGGCCGGAGTATtgggagaggcagacacagaaggCCAAGAACAGCGAGCAGATTTACCGAGTGAGCCTGAGAATCCTGCTTGACTACTACAACCAGAGCGAGGGCG GCTCTCACACCGTCCAGCGGATGTATGGCTGTGAGGTGGGGTCGGACTGGCGCCTCCTCCGAGGTTATCATCAGGCCGCCTACGATGGCCGCGATTACATCGCCCTGAACGACGATCTTAAAACGTGGACAGCAGCGGACACGGCGGCGCAGATCACCCAGCGCAAGTGGGAGCAGGCTGGTGCTGCAGAGAGACGGAAGGCCTATCTGGAGGGCCTGTGCGTGAAGTCTCTGCAAAGATACCTGGAGAAGGGGAAGGACGCACTGCTGCGCACAG ACCCCCCAAAGGCACACATGACCCATCATCCTGGACCTAAAGGTGATGTCACCCTGAGGTGCTGGGCCATGGGCTTCTACCCTGCTGACATCACCCTGAcctggcagagggaggaggaggaacagactcAGGACATGGAGCTGGTGGAGACCAGACCTTCTGGAgatggaaccttccagaagtgGGCATCTCTCATGGTTCCTTCTGGGGAggagcacaaatacacatgccatGTGTACCATGAGGGGCTGCCTGAACCCCTCACCCTGAAATGGG AGCCTCCTCAGTCTACGGTCCCCATCATGGCAGTCATTGCTTGTCTGGTTCTCCTTGGAGCTGTGATCATTGGAGCTGTGATCATTGGAGCTGTGGTGGTTGTTgtgatgaagaggaggagaaacacaG GTGGAAGAAGAGGGAACTATGCTCCAGCTCCAA TGTGA
- the LOC142854135 gene encoding H-2 class I histocompatibility antigen, Q10 alpha chain-like isoform X23 produces MAPHWLLLLLAAALVQTQTRAGSHSLLYFSTIVARPGLGEPRFISVGYVDDTQFVRYDSDAETPREEPRAPWVKQEGPEYWERQTQKAKNSEQIYRVSLRILLDYYNQSEGGSHTVQRMYGCEVGSDWRLLRGYHQAAYDGRDYIALNDDLKTWTAADTAAQITQRKWEQAGAAERRKAYLEGLCVKSLQRYLEKGKDALLRTDPPKAHMTHHPGPKGDVTLRCWAMGFYPADITLTWQREEEEQTQDMELVETRPSGDGTFQKWASLMVPSGEEHKYTCHVYHEGLPEPLTLKWGGRRGNYAPAPTNLPVPADRRGHLHPVSSMLP; encoded by the exons ATGGCaccgcactggctgctcttgctgctgGCGGCCGCCCTAGTCCAGACCCAGACCCGCGCGG GCTCGCACTCTCTGCTGTATTTCTCCACCATCGTGGCCCGGCCCGGCCTCGGGGAGCCCCGGTTCATCTCTGTCGGCTACGTGGACGACACGCAGTTCGTGCGCTACGACAGCGACGCGGAGACTCCACGAGAGGAGCCACGGGCGCCGTGGGTGAAGCAGGAGGGGCCGGAGTATtgggagaggcagacacagaaggCCAAGAACAGCGAGCAGATTTACCGAGTGAGCCTGAGAATCCTGCTTGACTACTACAACCAGAGCGAGGGCG GCTCTCACACCGTCCAGCGGATGTATGGCTGTGAGGTGGGGTCGGACTGGCGCCTCCTCCGAGGTTATCATCAGGCCGCCTACGATGGCCGCGATTACATCGCCCTGAACGACGATCTTAAAACGTGGACAGCAGCGGACACGGCGGCGCAGATCACCCAGCGCAAGTGGGAGCAGGCTGGTGCTGCAGAGAGACGGAAGGCCTATCTGGAGGGCCTGTGCGTGAAGTCTCTGCAAAGATACCTGGAGAAGGGGAAGGACGCACTGCTGCGCACAG ACCCCCCAAAGGCACACATGACCCATCATCCTGGACCTAAAGGTGATGTCACCCTGAGGTGCTGGGCCATGGGCTTCTACCCTGCTGACATCACCCTGAcctggcagagggaggaggaggaacagactcAGGACATGGAGCTGGTGGAGACCAGACCTTCTGGAgatggaaccttccagaagtgGGCATCTCTCATGGTTCCTTCTGGGGAggagcacaaatacacatgccatGTGTACCATGAGGGGCTGCCTGAACCCCTCACCCTGAAATGGG GTGGAAGAAGAGGGAACTATGCTCCAGCTCCAA CCAACCTTCCTGTTCCTGCAGACAGGAGGGGACATCTCCATCCTGTCTCCTCCATGCTGCCCTGA
- the LOC142854135 gene encoding H-2 class I histocompatibility antigen, Q10 alpha chain-like isoform X10 → MAPHWLLLLLAAALVQTQTRAGSHSLLYFSTIVARPGLGEPRFISVGYVDDTQFVRYDSDAETPREEPRAPWVKQEGPEYWERQTQKAKNSEQIYRVSLRILLDYYNQSEGGSHTVQRMYGCEVGSDWRLLRGYHQAAYDGRDYIALNDDLKTWTAADTAAQITQRKWEQAGAAERRKAYLEGLCVKSLQRYLEKGKDALLRTDPPKAHMTHHPGPKGDVTLRCWAMGFYPADITLTWQREEEEQTQDMELVETRPSGDGTFQKWASLMVPSGEEHKYTCHVYHEGLPEPLTLKWEPPQSTVPIMAVIACLVLLGAVIIGAVIIGAVVVVVMKRRRNTGGRRGNYAPAPSRDSSQSSDVSLPDCKV, encoded by the exons ATGGCaccgcactggctgctcttgctgctgGCGGCCGCCCTAGTCCAGACCCAGACCCGCGCGG GCTCGCACTCTCTGCTGTATTTCTCCACCATCGTGGCCCGGCCCGGCCTCGGGGAGCCCCGGTTCATCTCTGTCGGCTACGTGGACGACACGCAGTTCGTGCGCTACGACAGCGACGCGGAGACTCCACGAGAGGAGCCACGGGCGCCGTGGGTGAAGCAGGAGGGGCCGGAGTATtgggagaggcagacacagaaggCCAAGAACAGCGAGCAGATTTACCGAGTGAGCCTGAGAATCCTGCTTGACTACTACAACCAGAGCGAGGGCG GCTCTCACACCGTCCAGCGGATGTATGGCTGTGAGGTGGGGTCGGACTGGCGCCTCCTCCGAGGTTATCATCAGGCCGCCTACGATGGCCGCGATTACATCGCCCTGAACGACGATCTTAAAACGTGGACAGCAGCGGACACGGCGGCGCAGATCACCCAGCGCAAGTGGGAGCAGGCTGGTGCTGCAGAGAGACGGAAGGCCTATCTGGAGGGCCTGTGCGTGAAGTCTCTGCAAAGATACCTGGAGAAGGGGAAGGACGCACTGCTGCGCACAG ACCCCCCAAAGGCACACATGACCCATCATCCTGGACCTAAAGGTGATGTCACCCTGAGGTGCTGGGCCATGGGCTTCTACCCTGCTGACATCACCCTGAcctggcagagggaggaggaggaacagactcAGGACATGGAGCTGGTGGAGACCAGACCTTCTGGAgatggaaccttccagaagtgGGCATCTCTCATGGTTCCTTCTGGGGAggagcacaaatacacatgccatGTGTACCATGAGGGGCTGCCTGAACCCCTCACCCTGAAATGGG AGCCTCCTCAGTCTACGGTCCCCATCATGGCAGTCATTGCTTGTCTGGTTCTCCTTGGAGCTGTGATCATTGGAGCTGTGATCATTGGAGCTGTGGTGGTTGTTgtgatgaagaggaggagaaacacaG GTGGAAGAAGAGGGAACTATGCTCCAGCTCCAA GCAGAGACAGTTCCCAGAGCTCTGATGTGTCTCTCCCAGACTGTAAAG TGTGA